The following is a genomic window from Candidatus Eremiobacteraceae bacterium.
GCCCGCGGCCGTCCCGCTCACAGGCAATCAAACCTCGGGAAGCGCGCGCGTGGGCATGGCCGCGCCGGACGTGGATCTCGTCGGACTCGATGGCCGGCACGTCTCGTTCGCCGCATATCGAGGCAAGCCGGTTTGGGTCAATTTCTTTGCGACGTGGTGCCCGCCGTGCAAAGAAGAGCTGCCGGAAATCGAAAAGCGTTATCAGCTCTCGCATGCACGCGGACTCGTGGTGCTCGGCGTGGACCAGCAAGAAACTCCGGCGCTGATAAAGCCGTTCATCGCGCGCTTCGGGCTGCGTTATCCGGTGCTCATCGATAACGGACAAGGCGCGATCACGTACGATCTCATCGCGTTGCCCACGTCGGTATTCATCGATCGCAACGGCGTCGTGCGCTTTATCCAGCTCGGGGAGATGTCGCCGTTACTCATGGACACCGCGCTTGCCAAGATTCTTTGA
Proteins encoded in this region:
- a CDS encoding TlpA disulfide reductase family protein; this encodes MSTEPRAPVAGWIIAAALFAIAAVIFVTSLQRPAAVPLTGNQTSGSARVGMAAPDVDLVGLDGRHVSFAAYRGKPVWVNFFATWCPPCKEELPEIEKRYQLSHARGLVVLGVDQQETPALIKPFIARFGLRYPVLIDNGQGAITYDLIALPTSVFIDRNGVVRFIQLGEMSPLLMDTALAKIL